Below is a window of Populus alba chromosome 2, ASM523922v2, whole genome shotgun sequence DNA.
GGAATGGTGGGTAAATGGAATGTGTGCTTGTTTATCGAGCCATAagtttctttgttttgattttgtttaccAGATGTTAAATGCTTTATAAAACTTTTTAATACAACAAATTCAAGCCCAATTATAGCAtgtgatatatttcagtttaaTTATACATAGTAAATcatgatgaaatattttttttatgtttttttatttttttaattttctagtagtaATAATTGGCTGAAAGATTTTGGTATTAATTGAAGGATATGAATTTTTGATCAATGAGGTTTGATAGTACAGTCTGCTCCTCATCTATCAACGTTCATTGCAACAAATTTCTACAGAGGCAACCCAAGTTTAGGAGTTTAGagagtttaatttattatccaAATTAGTCAATGCGAAAATAATGACGTGTCTAGCTATGtctttttgatattaataaaacatattttttatttattaaaaaaatcataaattaggGGAGGCCCAAATTGCTAAGAATCGGAAATTAAAAATGAGAAGGTCAATGTGCCTATAATTTTAATACGGAGGcccattaaaattacaaagtcCGATAATTTGAGGACCACATATATAATCTAGTTTACTCTTTTACATGTATACTCAACTCTAAACATCCTAGAAGTTgggaaatataataattaattaacagtaACATAATTAACTACGGCGGTGAATTTGATAAATCCCGTTTAGATATCAAATCCcagaaataaacatgattaaacCATGAAAATACAGCCTGTTCAATGTGATTATTGGTTCAAAGGAGATCATGTTTTGACTTGACTAGTGGTTCTTCAGAATGGAAGAGACATCTCCTTACATATTAGTGGAATGTACTTACGTAGTATTTAATCCATAATCTTATAAATTCATCTATTTCAGTGCGCAAAGCTAATATAAAtactcatgttaataaaaaaaatatcttcaattactataaaaaaataaaatcatctaaTTTAATAACAAGATGAAAAAAAACGTCATAAAATCCTAATAATACGTCTTcgattactataaaaaaaaaaataaagtcataaTATATCGGCTGAAATTTAGacaatgaatttaaaataatctgaaatcTCAAGCGAGTTGAAATTTACTAAAAGATAACAGATCAAAATAAAACGAAATTGACAACTATAATTTTAAGGATTTGCCGTATTATAAATCACTTAACGCCAACCTATACAAGAACTCTAAGAGAATTGACTGCTCGTGTGTTTACTAAGTTAAGTACTGTATAACTTAAGCGAATCAACCTTTCCGTTTTGAGCATAAATTTAAGAGTTCATAAATTGACTGTAACAATTTATAGAACATGAGAAAAGTCCAGTTTCCCAACTTTTTTCACATCACTTGTACTCAACACCTCTCTAACTCAAAGCTAGCCAGGCAGGCATTATATTACCTATCAGATTTTTCATTGCTCATTAAAGAAGTAACTAATTAATATTATGTAAGTGcagtattttaaaaatggaaTTAATTAAACCTGTGGGCATTCATCTCTTACTAAAAACCCAGTGGATTTGTTTTGGCTTATTTTATAGAAAGTGAAAGGGAAATTGAGTCATTTTCGACAGAGAGAGATGGTTGGCGTCTTTTGCCGTCTACGCAGCTTAAACCACGCAGTTGCAGATTTAGACACAGACCCATTGACACGTTTCGACTTGAAAAACCCTCTAttccttttctttgctttatatTTGGAAATTGCAAGCTAGCCAGATTATTTCATATATAGCTAAGAACCAAAGTTAAGTATATACAAAGTTATGCATCACATTTTTATCAAGTGAtgggagagaaaagaaagaaacgtttagagagaagaagagaaggagctGACATGATTATCAGTCTTGCTAGCTAggcaagaagagaaaaaactaaaaacaaaagagaaaaaaaaaccaaaaaaagggcagttgagaaagaaatatttattactATAGAGCTAGGCTCATCGCATGTTTGCTTCACGCAAGCAGCTAAATTGGAAGGGAAAGGTTTGCTTTATCGCGTGGCTTTAAAGACTTCACTAGCGTTTTAAATCCcaccttaaagaaaaaaaacaacaaactctAACCCCAAATACCCCATAAACCAACACCAGccaccaaaccaaaccaaaccctaGACCACCACCACATACACATACCCTCTCCATCTCTCTTCTCCTCCTTCAAATACAAACCCTGGCTAATTATGTGACAAACTgctttatttactttcttttgttcttaaagaaagagaaaggaaatgaGCACTACAACAACAAACCCTATAAATAGCGGTGTTGGTGGTGGGAGCAGTGGTGGTGGAGGTGCAGGTGGAAGTAGTGGTGGTGGAGGCGGGCCATGTGGTGCTTGTAAATTCTTGAGGAGGAAGTGTGTGCCAGGCTGTATATTTGCACCTTATTTTGACTCGGAGCAAGGTGCGGCACATTTTGCAGCGGTGCATAAGGTTTTTGGTGCGAGTAATGTGTCGAAGCTTTTATTACACATACCTGCCCACAAAAGACCTGATGCTGTGGTCACAATTTGCTATGAGGCTCAAGCTCGTTTAAGAGATCCAGTTTATGGATGTGTTGCTCACATCTTTGCTCTTCAACAACAggtaaattatatttctttttagttatttattgtCATCCATTTCTGAACTTAAGAAACAGAAGGACAAGATAACATTTGTTGTTCTGTTTTCTTTCTTAGTTGAGGCTATTAAACACACCACTCATGCTATTTGCACGACACTTTTAAATgatgtttggtttttgttttttttcctgttgtcTTTGCTTGCTTATGCTGGTATATAGTCTATTCTTGAAATTCCTTTTCTGAAGCTCCCCTTTGCCAATGAGATTAGCTGTTTTAAACAGTTAATAGTACTGCTTTGACTTTTCCTAGTTTTCTTCATTGAAATTAATTCCATGGGGGTGGTTTTAGTTTTTGTCAAACTATGCAAGTTAATCCAAAAACCCTTCGCAAGGTAGCGGTGACCCTATATGGGAAGGCAAGTGTCCGACTGTTTCAAGTCAGTGAGAAGGCAGATTTTATCGGTTCTCCTTTGTAGCTAGGGAGAAAGCAAGTATTGggttcttaattttgttttctgtgCTGCTGCTCCGCGGCCTAGGGGATAAGTTTTGTGCTTTTTACTGAAAACTAGAACGCATTTTTGAGAGGCAAATCACAAGCCACAGGCGGTCACTATAATGGGATATCTAGAGTGCGTGCCATTTTTCCTTGCAAATAGTGGATTTTGCAGTTATTAAGGAAATGGTCGGTTTTCCTTGTTTTTGGAAGCAACCTTTTGGGCCAGGGCGAGCAGTCGAGCGCAAATAGTTGGATTTCCAATCAAGGCAGGGTCATATAGGGGTGCTGTTGTCAAATCATGGAGGATTTAAAGTAGTTGAAgcactaaaatattattttccttCCATGAAATCATGAAACACATTGcgatttttctcctttcttgtGTTTCATAAATCACCACTTGAATAAAGATCCTTCTATCTCTTAGTTTAAATATATGAACGAAATGAGACACCCTTTTATACGTTCATGTGTTTGTCGATATTTTGATACTCAACGCctttatggatttaattatgCCGTACGTGTATTTTATGAAGATCAGATGGATTTAGTTGGGCATTGATTTGTcatattgtaattttatcaaaaaagatCAATCTGATCTCTTAATTATATCATGACAAATGATTGAAATGCATGAGcagttattttgtttcaatgctGTAcagtatatttatatatgtgtgtttaaaatttacaagtgattattatatattaactgGATATATCAAACAATTTCGACAACCAGCCACTCCTTCTCGCGTTTCAACAATTAATGCCGAAGAATTCTGCTCTGAATCACTATGCTTCTCTTCCTTTGTCAAAAGAAATCGTTATTTTGCTCGCAGCACTATGTTGCAATGCACGTAATTCAAGCATCCTTCTAGCATAAACAAAGACAAGATGCTTCAAACTTGTgtcaaatgtttttcttttcaagtcgtcgtcgtcgtcattaattaatcaatttaagcAATTCTAtacatttgttctttttttaaaaagaaaaaaggagaagaaagttAGCCCCATATGTATATAACGTCATTATAACTTGATTGACATAAACTGTCTTCTTTCCATGTCTTGGAAGTTTGTTTTAACTTGCCTGCAATAACTTTCGGTAGAAAACACTCTAACCTGTGTTCAATTATGGACACTAACTACAATAATGACGGTTTCAAAATGTTTTGAGACCTTCTGGACAGTTGTATGTGGAGATGACACCATTATTCAGCTCTGATTATTCTTAGAAACTTCATATCAGTGTATTATTGTGCAGGAAcgaaaacaatttataaagcTAGATGTTCATATGTAATTTTCCTCCCAAAGCGTGGAGTATTGATAAAGATCAAGCGCTAACAAATTGATAGTCTTGTTCTCTTTTGGCAAATCAATTCTTTGATTAACAGGTGGTAAATTTACAAGCAGAACTCTCATACTTACAAGCCCATCTAGCAGCAACGGAGGTTCCATCGCCACCTCCTCCACCACCGCCAGCACTAGTGACGCCGCCTCCATTCTCAATAGCTGACCTCCCATCAGCCTCTCCTATCCCCGCCGCGTACGATTTATCATCTCTTTTTGATCCAATGGTGCAACCCTCATGGTCCATGCAGCCAAGACAGCTGGATCCCCATCAGTTTGGAGGCAGCAGTACTGGCACGTCAGAAACTAGTGGTGGTGATCTACAAGCATTGGCTCGTGAGCTCCTCCATAGACAAGGATCTCTACCGCCAGGGTCCGTGCCCTGTAGTGACGCATTAGCATCATCATCTATCTCTAAATGAGACCGATATTATATTAACAAAGTACTTTTACTAATGGGATGCGAACCAGGGGGTTTAATTTCCCTGCTATTTCGCTGGCCACGCATGATTTGGTAGTTTGATAATTGATCgatatttctttttgttcttcctTCTAGCAGTGAAATTCTTTAGATTGGGAGGTacgaattaaaaattaaacaatgtcTTAAAATTCTTACTCTACTTGCAGTTGCTATCTTAGGTAGAGTTTTCCaagctatttgaaaaattaatacaatcaatttaatgtcatTGATAGCTGAATTTCACTGCAAAACTATATGATATATACAGGGAATTCTTCGAtgcttaattaataaaaatgaaaacaaatacaCGGGTCAGAAAGGACGACAATATTATATATGTAGTGAACGAATAGAAATAAATGTAATTAAGGAGAACGCTTTTTTTAAGATGGTCTGTGTTTTTTTCTCGATCTTCTCTTAGCAGATGTCGCGTTAGGGTATTTATACTTGGAGGAATTGCACTAGTTTGCATGGGAGCAGAGGCATAGATGACATTACACCATCCATCCTAGCATAGGAGTAATTGTGGGAATGTGATGATATTTATATACCATCTGCGTGATCACCACTACCAAGCTTAACATGGTGAAGTGATGGTGCAGAGGCAAGCTGCATCATTTGGAATCAGGCTAATTTCTACTTTTATATGgtctcttaaaatattttttatataaaaatatataaaaataaattttttttatttttcaataaattatttttgatacaacatattaaaacaatttaaaaatataaaacattaaaattttaaaaagttaattgttATAATTGTTCCTGCTGAGAACTCCAAGAGATAAGCATGTTGAAAAAGTTAAAGAGATGGCATTTATCGAAGATAATATATCCTTTAGCATGGCAGTGCCGTATGGACACTAAATTAAAAGTACTATCCTTTATATAAAGCTCGTGTCTTTCACATTTCTATCCTTCTTAAAATAGTCTTCTTCACtgatttatcatttttctatAAGAGATTTTTCTTGCTCTTTGTATCCTTGACTTGTCTCTTTATACAGAAGGCACAATGAATTGTGATGGGTCATCCAGAAGACCAGTTGCCATGTCTTTAAGAGTAGAAGATCGACCTGACGAGGACCTCACATCACTTATTTCTCTGATGGTGAAGGTTCATCTTCTCATCCTATTACCATCCCCGACCACCGTTCAAACATGGAGGACCGCCGCTCTAAAGGGTGATCTGTGCCTGGCCATATTGCCCCTTTAAAGATTGAGCGGTTCAAGGCAGAGTTATAGGCTCAAGATGCTTTATTTAGAGACAACCATATACCTTTTTAGGAACCAGTACGATGGAGAGGGTGTAGGTTTTGTTGCATGTCTGATGCAAGTGCTTGTTACTATGAGAAGCAGTTCTGTCTCATTAATTACATTTTGATCAACCAGAGTATTTTATTAATGGTAAGAGGAGGATTTGAtagctttcttttccttttgctctctctctctctctctctctctctctcaaagtgtgtgtgtgtgtgtgtgtgtgtgtgtgtgtgtgtgtgtcttgtattacaatttcttatttttaagcCTTTCAATCATAAACATTCATCATCGAGCGTTGAGAGGCTAATTAGCAAGAACACATGGCCTATGTTATGTCTAACGTCCAAGAGATGTCTCATGTGATAGCCTCACTGGAGAAGCATTATGCA
It encodes the following:
- the LOC118042236 gene encoding LOB domain-containing protein 30, whose amino-acid sequence is MSTTTTNPINSGVGGGSSGGGGAGGSSGGGGGPCGACKFLRRKCVPGCIFAPYFDSEQGAAHFAAVHKVFGASNVSKLLLHIPAHKRPDAVVTICYEAQARLRDPVYGCVAHIFALQQQVVNLQAELSYLQAHLAATEVPSPPPPPPPALVTPPPFSIADLPSASPIPAAYDLSSLFDPMVQPSWSMQPRQLDPHQFGGSSTGTSETSGGDLQALARELLHRQGSLPPGSVPCSDALASSSISK